One genomic region from Rattus norvegicus strain BN/NHsdMcwi chromosome 10, GRCr8, whole genome shotgun sequence encodes:
- the Igfals gene encoding insulin-like growth factor-binding protein complex acid labile subunit isoform X1 — MWLRQGGPALVVLLAFWVALGPCHLQGTDPGASADAEGPQCPVACTCSHDDYTDELSVFCSSKNLTHLPDDIPVSTRALWLDGNNLSSIPSAAFQNLSSLDFLNLQGSWLRSLEPQALLGLQNLYHLHLERNRLRNLAVGLFTHTPSLASLSLSSNLLGRLEEGLFQGLSHLWDLNLGWNSLVVLPDTVFQGLGNLHELVLAGNKLTYLQPALFCGLGELRELDLSRNALRSVKANVFVHLPRLQKLYLDRNLITAVAPRAFLGMKALRWLDLSHNRVAGLMEDTFPGLLGLHVLRLAHNAIASLRPRTFKDLHFLEELQLGHNRIRQLGERTFEGLGQLEVLTLNDNQITEVRVGAFSGLFNVAVMNLSGNCLRSLPERVFQGLDKLHSLHLEHSCLGHVRLHTFAGLSGLRRLFLRDNSISSIEEQSLAGLSELLELDLTTNRLTHLPRQLFQGLGHLEYLLLSYNQLTTLSAEVLGPLQRAFWLDISHNHLETLAEGLFSSLGRLRYLSLRNNSLQTFSPQPGLERLWLDANPWDCSCPLKALRDFALQNPGVVPRFVQTVCEGDDCQPVYTYNNITCAGPANVSGLDLRDVSETHFVHC, encoded by the exons ATGTGGCTCCGGCAGG GAGGCCCAGCCCTGGTGGTGCTTCTGGCTTTCTGGGTGGCACTGGGCCCCTGTCACCTGCAGGGGACAGATCCCGGAGCGTCGGCAGATGCCGAGGGCCCCCAGTGCCCCGTCGCCTGTACCTGCAGCCATGATGACTACACAGATGAGCTCAGCGTCTTTTGCAGTTCAAAGAACCTCACACATCTGCCTGATGACATCCCAGTCAGCACCAGAGCCCTGTGGCTTGATGGCAACAACCTCTCTTCTATCCCCTCAGCGGCCTTCCAGAACCTGTCCAGCCTGGACTTTCTCAACCTGCAGGGCAGCTGGCTGAGGAGCCTGGAGCCACAGGCACTGCTGGGGCTGCAGAACCTCTACCATCTGCACCTGGAACGGAACCGGCTCCGGAACCTCGCCGTGggcttgttcacacacacaccgAGTCTGGCTTCACTCAGCCTGAGCAGCAACCTCTTGGGCCGGCTGGAGGAAGGGCTGTTCCAGGGCCTCAGTCACCTTTGGGACCTCAACCTGGGTTGGAACAGTCTAGTGGTCCTGCCTGACACAGTGTTCCAGGGACTGGGCAACCTCCACGAGCTGGTGCTGGCTGGCAACAAACTGACTTACCTGCAGCCTGCGCTCTTCTGTGGCTTGGGCGAGCTGCGGGAGCTGGATCTGAGCAGGAACGCACTCCGAAGCGTCAAAGCTAACGTCTTTGTACATTTGCCCAGGCTGCAGAAGCTGTACCTGGACCGGAACCTCATTACAGCCGTGGCCCCTCGTGCCTTTCTGGGCATGAAGGCCCTGCGTTGGCTGGACCTGTCGCACAACCGCGTGGCTGGCCTCATGGAGGACACCTTCCCAGGCCTGCTGGGCCTGCACGTCCTGCGCCTGGCACACAATGCGATCGCTAGCTTGCGGCCGCGCACTTTCAAAGACCTGCACTTCCTGGAGGAACTGCAGCTGGGCCACAATCGAATCAGGCAGCTCGGGGAGAGGACATTCGAGGGCCTGGGGCAGCTGGAGGTGCTGACGCTCAATGACAACCAGATCACTGAGGTCAGGGTGGGCGCCTTCTCTGGCCTTTTCAATGTGGCGGTTATGAATCTCTCCGGCAACTGTCTGAGGAGCCTCCCGGAGCGGGTGTTTCAGGGTCTGGACAAACTGCACAGCCTGCACCTAGAGCACAGCTGCCTGGGTCACGTCCGCCTGCACACTTTTGCTGGCCTCTCAGGGCTGCGCAGGCTCTTCCTCAGGGACAACAGCATCTCCAGCATCGAAGAACAGAGCCTGGCAGGGCTTTCGGAGCTCCTGGAACTGGATCTTACTACCAACCGCCTCACACATCTGCCCCGCCAGCTCTTCCAGGGCCTCGGCCACCTGGAGTACCTGCTTCTCTCCTACAACCAACTGACGACTTTATCCGCGGAGGTCCTGGGCCCTCTGCAGCGGGCCTTCTGGTTGGATATCTCACACAACCACCTGGAGACGCTGGCCGAAGGCCTTTTCTCATCTCTGGGGCGGCTTCGCTACCTCAGCCTCAGGAATAACTCCTTGCAGACCTTTTCGCCACAGCCCGGCCTGGAGCGCCTGTGGCTTGATGCCAACCCCTGGGACTGCAGCTGTCCCCTCAAGGCGCTTCGAGACTTTGCCCTGCAGAACCCTGGTGTTGTCCCCCGCTTTGTTCAGACTGTCTGTGAGGGGGACGACTGCCAGCCGGTGTACACCTACAACAATATCACTTGCGCTGGCCCCGCCAACGTCTCGGGCCTCGACCTAAGAGACGTTAGTGAAACACATTTTGTGCACTGCTGA
- the Igfals gene encoding insulin-like growth factor-binding protein complex acid labile subunit precursor gives MALRTGGPALVVLLAFWVALGPCHLQGTDPGASADAEGPQCPVACTCSHDDYTDELSVFCSSKNLTHLPDDIPVSTRALWLDGNNLSSIPSAAFQNLSSLDFLNLQGSWLRSLEPQALLGLQNLYHLHLERNRLRNLAVGLFTHTPSLASLSLSSNLLGRLEEGLFQGLSHLWDLNLGWNSLVVLPDTVFQGLGNLHELVLAGNKLTYLQPALFCGLGELRELDLSRNALRSVKANVFVHLPRLQKLYLDRNLITAVAPRAFLGMKALRWLDLSHNRVAGLMEDTFPGLLGLHVLRLAHNAIASLRPRTFKDLHFLEELQLGHNRIRQLGERTFEGLGQLEVLTLNDNQITEVRVGAFSGLFNVAVMNLSGNCLRSLPERVFQGLDKLHSLHLEHSCLGHVRLHTFAGLSGLRRLFLRDNSISSIEEQSLAGLSELLELDLTTNRLTHLPRQLFQGLGHLEYLLLSYNQLTTLSAEVLGPLQRAFWLDISHNHLETLAEGLFSSLGRLRYLSLRNNSLQTFSPQPGLERLWLDANPWDCSCPLKALRDFALQNPGVVPRFVQTVCEGDDCQPVYTYNNITCAGPANVSGLDLRDVSETHFVHC, from the exons ATGGCCCTGAGGACAG GAGGCCCAGCCCTGGTGGTGCTTCTGGCTTTCTGGGTGGCACTGGGCCCCTGTCACCTGCAGGGGACAGATCCCGGAGCGTCGGCAGATGCCGAGGGCCCCCAGTGCCCCGTCGCCTGTACCTGCAGCCATGATGACTACACAGATGAGCTCAGCGTCTTTTGCAGTTCAAAGAACCTCACACATCTGCCTGATGACATCCCAGTCAGCACCAGAGCCCTGTGGCTTGATGGCAACAACCTCTCTTCTATCCCCTCAGCGGCCTTCCAGAACCTGTCCAGCCTGGACTTTCTCAACCTGCAGGGCAGCTGGCTGAGGAGCCTGGAGCCACAGGCACTGCTGGGGCTGCAGAACCTCTACCATCTGCACCTGGAACGGAACCGGCTCCGGAACCTCGCCGTGggcttgttcacacacacaccgAGTCTGGCTTCACTCAGCCTGAGCAGCAACCTCTTGGGCCGGCTGGAGGAAGGGCTGTTCCAGGGCCTCAGTCACCTTTGGGACCTCAACCTGGGTTGGAACAGTCTAGTGGTCCTGCCTGACACAGTGTTCCAGGGACTGGGCAACCTCCACGAGCTGGTGCTGGCTGGCAACAAACTGACTTACCTGCAGCCTGCGCTCTTCTGTGGCTTGGGCGAGCTGCGGGAGCTGGATCTGAGCAGGAACGCACTCCGAAGCGTCAAAGCTAACGTCTTTGTACATTTGCCCAGGCTGCAGAAGCTGTACCTGGACCGGAACCTCATTACAGCCGTGGCCCCTCGTGCCTTTCTGGGCATGAAGGCCCTGCGTTGGCTGGACCTGTCGCACAACCGCGTGGCTGGCCTCATGGAGGACACCTTCCCAGGCCTGCTGGGCCTGCACGTCCTGCGCCTGGCACACAATGCGATCGCTAGCTTGCGGCCGCGCACTTTCAAAGACCTGCACTTCCTGGAGGAACTGCAGCTGGGCCACAATCGAATCAGGCAGCTCGGGGAGAGGACATTCGAGGGCCTGGGGCAGCTGGAGGTGCTGACGCTCAATGACAACCAGATCACTGAGGTCAGGGTGGGCGCCTTCTCTGGCCTTTTCAATGTGGCGGTTATGAATCTCTCCGGCAACTGTCTGAGGAGCCTCCCGGAGCGGGTGTTTCAGGGTCTGGACAAACTGCACAGCCTGCACCTAGAGCACAGCTGCCTGGGTCACGTCCGCCTGCACACTTTTGCTGGCCTCTCAGGGCTGCGCAGGCTCTTCCTCAGGGACAACAGCATCTCCAGCATCGAAGAACAGAGCCTGGCAGGGCTTTCGGAGCTCCTGGAACTGGATCTTACTACCAACCGCCTCACACATCTGCCCCGCCAGCTCTTCCAGGGCCTCGGCCACCTGGAGTACCTGCTTCTCTCCTACAACCAACTGACGACTTTATCCGCGGAGGTCCTGGGCCCTCTGCAGCGGGCCTTCTGGTTGGATATCTCACACAACCACCTGGAGACGCTGGCCGAAGGCCTTTTCTCATCTCTGGGGCGGCTTCGCTACCTCAGCCTCAGGAATAACTCCTTGCAGACCTTTTCGCCACAGCCCGGCCTGGAGCGCCTGTGGCTTGATGCCAACCCCTGGGACTGCAGCTGTCCCCTCAAGGCGCTTCGAGACTTTGCCCTGCAGAACCCTGGTGTTGTCCCCCGCTTTGTTCAGACTGTCTGTGAGGGGGACGACTGCCAGCCGGTGTACACCTACAACAATATCACTTGCGCTGGCCCCGCCAACGTCTCGGGCCTCGACCTAAGAGACGTTAGTGAAACACATTTTGTGCACTGCTGA
- the Igfals gene encoding insulin-like growth factor-binding protein complex acid labile subunit isoform X2, which yields MKALRWLDLSHNRVAGLMEDTFPGLLGLHVLRLAHNAIASLRPRTFKDLHFLEELQLGHNRIRQLGERTFEGLGQLEVLTLNDNQITEVRVGAFSGLFNVAVMNLSGNCLRSLPERVFQGLDKLHSLHLEHSCLGHVRLHTFAGLSGLRRLFLRDNSISSIEEQSLAGLSELLELDLTTNRLTHLPRQLFQGLGHLEYLLLSYNQLTTLSAEVLGPLQRAFWLDISHNHLETLAEGLFSSLGRLRYLSLRNNSLQTFSPQPGLERLWLDANPWDCSCPLKALRDFALQNPGVVPRFVQTVCEGDDCQPVYTYNNITCAGPANVSGLDLRDVSETHFVHC from the coding sequence ATGAAGGCCCTGCGTTGGCTGGACCTGTCGCACAACCGCGTGGCTGGCCTCATGGAGGACACCTTCCCAGGCCTGCTGGGCCTGCACGTCCTGCGCCTGGCACACAATGCGATCGCTAGCTTGCGGCCGCGCACTTTCAAAGACCTGCACTTCCTGGAGGAACTGCAGCTGGGCCACAATCGAATCAGGCAGCTCGGGGAGAGGACATTCGAGGGCCTGGGGCAGCTGGAGGTGCTGACGCTCAATGACAACCAGATCACTGAGGTCAGGGTGGGCGCCTTCTCTGGCCTTTTCAATGTGGCGGTTATGAATCTCTCCGGCAACTGTCTGAGGAGCCTCCCGGAGCGGGTGTTTCAGGGTCTGGACAAACTGCACAGCCTGCACCTAGAGCACAGCTGCCTGGGTCACGTCCGCCTGCACACTTTTGCTGGCCTCTCAGGGCTGCGCAGGCTCTTCCTCAGGGACAACAGCATCTCCAGCATCGAAGAACAGAGCCTGGCAGGGCTTTCGGAGCTCCTGGAACTGGATCTTACTACCAACCGCCTCACACATCTGCCCCGCCAGCTCTTCCAGGGCCTCGGCCACCTGGAGTACCTGCTTCTCTCCTACAACCAACTGACGACTTTATCCGCGGAGGTCCTGGGCCCTCTGCAGCGGGCCTTCTGGTTGGATATCTCACACAACCACCTGGAGACGCTGGCCGAAGGCCTTTTCTCATCTCTGGGGCGGCTTCGCTACCTCAGCCTCAGGAATAACTCCTTGCAGACCTTTTCGCCACAGCCCGGCCTGGAGCGCCTGTGGCTTGATGCCAACCCCTGGGACTGCAGCTGTCCCCTCAAGGCGCTTCGAGACTTTGCCCTGCAGAACCCTGGTGTTGTCCCCCGCTTTGTTCAGACTGTCTGTGAGGGGGACGACTGCCAGCCGGTGTACACCTACAACAATATCACTTGCGCTGGCCCCGCCAACGTCTCGGGCCTCGACCTAAGAGACGTTAGTGAAACACATTTTGTGCACTGCTGA
- the Nubp2 gene encoding cytosolic Fe-S cluster assembly factor NUBP2 isoform X1, translating to MLHAQGKAVHQCDSGWVPVFVDQEQSISLMSVGFLLENPDEAVVWRGPKKHALIKQFVSDVAWGELDYLVVDTPPGTSDEHMATVEALRPYKPLGALVVTTPQAVSIGDVRRELTFCKKTGLQVIGVIENMSGFACPHCAECTNVFSSGGGEELARLAGVPFLGSVPLDPQLTRSLEEGRDFIQEFPKSTAYSALTSIAHKVLHQMPALCS from the exons ATGCTCCATGCACAAGGCAAAGCAGTGCACCAGTGTGACAGTGGCTGGGTGCCTGTCTTTGTGGATCAGGAGCAGAGCATCTCCCTTATGTCTGTGGGCTTCCTGCTGGAAAACCCTGATGAGGCCGTGGTGTGGAGAGGTCCCAAGAAACATG CACTGATAAAGCAGTTTGTGTCTGACGTGGCCTGGGGGGAGCTGGACTATCTGGTTGTGGACACCCCTCCAGGGACTTCTGATGAGCACATGGCCACGGTGGAAGCACTGCGGCCCTATAAGCCCCTTGGGGCTCTTGTGGTCACCACACCACAG GCCGTGTCTATTGGGGACGTGAGGCGGGAGCTGACCTTCTGTAAGAAGACTGGGCTGCAGGTGATAGGGGTCATAGAGAACATGAGCGGCTTCGCCTGCCCGCACTGCGCT GAGTGCACCAATGTCTTCTCCAGCGGCGGTGGGGAGGAGCTGGCCCGGCTGGCTGGCGTTCCCTTTTTAG GTTCTGTTCCCCTGGATCCCCAGCTTACCAGGAGCTTGGAGGAGGGGCGTGACTTCATCCAGGAATTTCCCAAAAGCACCGCATATTCCGCACTCACATCCATAGCTCATAAAGTTCTGCACCAGATGCCTGCTCTGTGCTCCTGA
- the Nubp2 gene encoding cytosolic Fe-S cluster assembly factor NUBP2, which yields MEAAAEPGNLAGVRHIILVLSGKGGVGKSTISTELALALRHQGKKVGILDVDLCGPSIPHMLHAQGKAVHQCDSGWVPVFVDQEQSISLMSVGFLLENPDEAVVWRGPKKHALIKQFVSDVAWGELDYLVVDTPPGTSDEHMATVEALRPYKPLGALVVTTPQAVSIGDVRRELTFCKKTGLQVIGVIENMSGFACPHCAECTNVFSSGGGEELARLAGVPFLGSVPLDPQLTRSLEEGRDFIQEFPKSTAYSALTSIAHKVLHQMPALCS from the exons ATGGAGGCTGCTGCTG AGCCCGGAAACCTGGCCGGTGTGCGACATATCATCCTTGTTCTTTCTGGAAAGGGAGGCGTTGGGAAAAGCACCATCTCCACGGAGTTGGCCCTGGCGCTGCGCCACCAGGGCAAGAAG GTGGGGATCCTAGATGTGGACCTGTGTGGCCCCAGCATACCACACATGCTCCATGCACAAGGCAAAGCAGTGCACCAGTGTGACAGTGGCTGGGTGCCTGTCTTTGTGGATCAGGAGCAGAGCATCTCCCTTATGTCTGTGGGCTTCCTGCTGGAAAACCCTGATGAGGCCGTGGTGTGGAGAGGTCCCAAGAAACATG CACTGATAAAGCAGTTTGTGTCTGACGTGGCCTGGGGGGAGCTGGACTATCTGGTTGTGGACACCCCTCCAGGGACTTCTGATGAGCACATGGCCACGGTGGAAGCACTGCGGCCCTATAAGCCCCTTGGGGCTCTTGTGGTCACCACACCACAG GCCGTGTCTATTGGGGACGTGAGGCGGGAGCTGACCTTCTGTAAGAAGACTGGGCTGCAGGTGATAGGGGTCATAGAGAACATGAGCGGCTTCGCCTGCCCGCACTGCGCT GAGTGCACCAATGTCTTCTCCAGCGGCGGTGGGGAGGAGCTGGCCCGGCTGGCTGGCGTTCCCTTTTTAG GTTCTGTTCCCCTGGATCCCCAGCTTACCAGGAGCTTGGAGGAGGGGCGTGACTTCATCCAGGAATTTCCCAAAAGCACCGCATATTCCGCACTCACATCCATAGCTCATAAAGTTCTGCACCAGATGCCTGCTCTGTGCTCCTGA